A DNA window from Camelina sativa cultivar DH55 chromosome 17, Cs, whole genome shotgun sequence contains the following coding sequences:
- the LOC104757469 gene encoding probable F-box protein At1g30780, with translation MALVSLMLRYVFVLSFFTLLNSKKTLSSRLVRFPSKVAEIGADDYPSSGRNSPVHDLGFPEFPSFQEAVAPPPPPPDMPLLPPPDMPLLPPPLPDMPLLPPPPPDMPLLPPPAFPYPEKPKFRVPVWPSLPDFPPFPFVDQAAPSEPSTPRFDESDTWMXQEAVAPPPPPPDMPLLPPPDMPLLPPPLPDMPLLPPPPPDMPLLPPPAFPYPEKPKFRVPVWPSLPDFPPFPFVDQAAPSEPSTPRFDESDTWMPSTPSIPQVFP, from the coding sequence ATGGCATTAGTTTCACTTATGCTTAGATACGTCTTCGTTCTAAGTTTCTTCACACTCCTGAActccaaaaaaacattatcttcGCGACTAGTGAGATTCCCATCTAAAGTAGCTGAGATTGGAGCCGATGATTACCCATCTTCGGGTCGTAATTCACCAGTCCACGACCTCGGTTTCCCTGAATTCCCGTCTTTCCAAGAAGCAGTGGCGCCGCCGCCTCCTCCACCTGATATGCCTCTCCTTCCACCGCCTGATATGCCTCTCcttccaccgcctctgcctgaTATGCCTCTCCTCCCACCGCCTCCGCCTGATATGCCTCTCCTTCCGCCGCCAGCATTTCCTTATCCTGAGAAGCCTAAGTTTCGGGTTCCAGTTTGGCCATCACTCCCCGATTTCCCACCTTTTCCATTCGTAGATCAGGCTGCGCCTTCCGAACCCTCCACTCCGAGATTCGACGAGTCAGATACTTGGATGCNCCAAGAAGCAGTGGCGCCGCCGCCTCCTCCACCTGATATGCCTCTCCTTCCACCGCCTGATATGCCTCTCcttccaccgcctctgcctgaTATGCCTCTCCTCCCACCGCCTCCGCCTGATATGCCTCTCCTTCCGCCGCCAGCATTTCCTTATCCTGAGAAGCCTAAGTTTCGGGTTCCAGTTTGGCCATCACTCCCCGATTTCCCGCCTTTTCCATTCGTAGATCAGGCTGCGCCTTCCGAACCCTCCACTCCGAGATTCGACGAGTCAGATACTTGGATGCCTTCTACTCCAAGTATCCCTCAAGTGTTTCCGTAA
- the LOC104757470 gene encoding F-box protein At5g25290-like, which produces MMDDVVDRPADGVGNSKRSGSPKYNECIKVPRPALVFDPKSGSLPLLLLSLEESGCRVYNPDEDKVYETKSDFSGYRFLANSGKWFLVLDESRSDLYIVDVFSEERINLPALESIKGGLYKVERVGDNEFTVDLIKPYMRGASRPNTTKYLRGLLWVDDKKKNGVDYVVVWQFQEGQFLGFCRNGDFHYRDIPIRNRVHVPREFRGLQDVVLKGHRLYYLSHRCYIRELDLSGQDGFKDVYSLPSFEMWKPSRRPSGDLGITGVKKLISSGDSIAVTTSGDVLLVYTKAYEPVCESSRIFRVFKSDPKDRNSTLVEVESLGDEALFFDLGITVPADPTLGIEPNSIYFTRNDRFGHPHCYIPCLDICVYNIATRSIKRFLSGSTLKLKDAQWFLPSA; this is translated from the coding sequence ATGATGGATGATGTAGTAGATCGACCAGCAGACGGAGTTGGTAATTCAAAACGAAGCGGGAGTCCTAAGTATAACGAGTGCATTAAGGTCCCGCGTCCGGCTTTGGTTTTTGATCCAAAAAGCGGATCTCTTCCATTGTTGTTGCTGTCTCTAGAAGAGAGCGGTTGTCGTGTGTACAACCCTGACGAAGACAAGGTTTACGAGACGAAGAGTGACTTTTCAGGGTATCGATTCCTAGCAAACTCGGGTAAGTGGTTCCTGGTGTTAGATGAATCTCGATCGGATCTCTATATCGTAGATGTGTTTAGCGAGGAGAGGATCAATCTTCCGGCTCTAGAGTCAATCAAGGGTGGCCTTTACAAGGTTGAGCGAGTAGGAGATAATGAATTCACcgttgatttaattaaacctTACATGCGTGGTGCTTCGCGTCCTAACACTACCAAATATCTGAGAGGTCTTTTGTGGGTAGacgacaagaagaagaatggagtcGACTATGTTGTTGTGTGGCAATTTCAGGAAGGCCAGTTTTTAGGCTTTTGCAGGAATGGGGATTTCCATTACCGCGATATTCCAATACGGAACAGGGTCCATGTTCCCAGGGAGTTCCGAGGCCTACAAGATGTGGTGCTCAAAGGTCACCGTCTTTACTACCTGTCGCACCGTTGCTACATTCGAGAACTGGATTTGTCTGGACAAGATGGTTTCAAGGATGTGTATTCGCTCCCTAGCTTTGAAATGTGGAAGCCATCTAGGCGGCCTAGTGGTGATTTGGGAATAACGGGAGTAAAAAAGCTTATCTCATCTGGTGATAGCATTGCTGTTACAACATCAGGAGACGTTTTGTTGGTCTATACCAAGGCTTACGAGCCTGTCTGTGAAAGCTCTAGGATCTTCCGCGTCTTCAAGAGTGATCCTAAGGACCGGAACTCCACCCTTGTTGAGGTTGAATCTCTAGGTGATGAGGCCCTGTTTTTCGATTTGGGTATCACCGTGCCTGCTGACCCTACCCTTGGTATTGAGCCAAACTCCATCTATTTCACCCGTAATGACCGTTTCGGTCACCCGCATTGTTATATTCCATGCCTCGACATATGTGTGTACAATATTGCAACAAGGTCCATCAAACGCTTCCTCAGTGGCTCCACCTTAAAACTCAAGGATGCGCAGTGGTTTCTCCCCTCAGCTTGA